The following proteins are encoded in a genomic region of Shinella zoogloeoides:
- the metH gene encoding methionine synthase: protein MANSHLDTLFGPEQPPRDGSEVLAALKAAAQERILVLDGAMGTEIQTLKLVEEDFRGDRFGDCACHQQGNNDLLTLTQPAAIEDIHYRYALAGADILETNTFSSTTIAQADYGMQDMVYELNRDGARLARRAGLRAEQKDGRRRFVAGALGPTNRTASISPDVNNPGYRAVTFDDLRTAYAEQVRGLIDGGADIILIETIFDTLNAKAAIFATREVFEEKGIHLPVMISGTITDLSGRTLSGQTPEAFWNSVRHATPFSIGLNCALGANAMRAHLSEISSVAETFVCAYPNAGLPNAFGKYDETPEEMADQIEGFMRDGLVNIVGGCCGSTPAHIRAIAQAAARHKPRQIPDIPRHMRLSGLEPFTLTEAIPFVNVGERTNVTGSAKFRKLITAGDYAAALDVARDQVANGAQIIDINMDEGLIDSQKAMVEYLNLIAAEPDIARVPVMIDSSKWEIIEAGLKCVQGKPLVNSISLKEGEEAFLRYARLVRAYGAAVVVMAFDEKGQADTKARKVEICTRAYKLLTEVAGLAPEDIVFDPNIFAVATGIEEHDNYGVDFIEATAEITATLPHVHISGGVSNLSFSFRGNEPVREAMHAVFLYHAIQAGMDMGIVNAGQLAVYDTIEPELREACEDVVLNRVPKTGGTATERMLEIAERFKGAGGKEAKERDLAWREWPVEKRLEHALVNGITEFVEEDTEEARQKAERPLHVIEGPLMAGMNVVGDLFGAGKMFLPQVVKSARVMKQAVAVLLPYMEAEKLANGGGGDERQSAGKILMATVKGDVHDIGKNIVGVVLACNNYEIIDLGVMVPATKILETAKAEKVDIIGLSGLITPSLDEMAHVAAEMEREGFDIPLLIGGATTSRVHTAVKIHPRYERGQAVYVTDASRAVGVVGSLLSAEMKPGYVDTLKAEYRKVADAHARSEAEKQRLPIARARDNAFKADWSAYEPKTPSFLGTRVFQDWDLAELARYIDWTPFFQTWELKGVYPRIFEDEKHGEVARQLFADAQAMLNQIIAEKWFTPKAVVGFWPAGTVGDDIRLFTDEARDKDLATFFTLRQQLSKRDGRPNVALSDFVAPVDSGRKDYLGGFVVTAGIGEIAIAERFERANDDYNSILVKALADRFAEAFAERMHEYVRKELWGYAPDETFSPTDLIGEPYAGIRPAPGYPAQPDHTEKTTLFRLLDAEKEIGVELTESYAMWPGSSVSGLYIASPESYYFGVAKVERDQVEDYARRKGMAVGDVERWLGPVLNYVPTTVREDAA, encoded by the coding sequence ATGGCCAATTCCCACCTGGACACCCTGTTCGGCCCCGAACAGCCGCCGCGCGACGGCAGCGAAGTCCTGGCCGCGCTCAAGGCTGCCGCACAGGAGCGCATCCTCGTGCTCGACGGCGCCATGGGCACGGAGATCCAGACGCTCAAGCTCGTGGAAGAGGACTTCCGCGGCGACCGTTTCGGCGACTGCGCCTGTCACCAGCAGGGCAACAACGACCTCCTGACGCTGACGCAGCCGGCCGCCATCGAGGACATCCATTACCGCTACGCGCTGGCCGGCGCGGACATCCTCGAGACCAACACCTTCTCCTCCACCACCATCGCCCAGGCCGATTACGGCATGCAGGACATGGTCTATGAGCTGAACCGCGACGGCGCGCGCCTTGCCCGCCGCGCGGGCCTGCGCGCCGAGCAGAAGGACGGCCGCCGCCGCTTCGTCGCCGGCGCGCTCGGCCCGACGAATCGCACCGCCTCCATCTCGCCGGACGTCAACAATCCCGGCTACCGCGCCGTCACCTTCGACGACCTGCGCACCGCCTATGCCGAGCAGGTGCGCGGCCTCATCGACGGCGGCGCCGACATCATCCTCATCGAGACCATCTTCGACACGCTGAACGCCAAGGCCGCGATCTTCGCCACCCGCGAGGTCTTCGAGGAAAAGGGTATCCACCTGCCGGTCATGATCTCGGGCACGATCACCGACCTTTCCGGCCGCACGCTGTCCGGCCAGACGCCGGAGGCCTTCTGGAACTCGGTGCGTCACGCAACGCCCTTCTCCATTGGCCTCAACTGCGCGCTGGGCGCCAATGCCATGCGCGCGCATCTCTCCGAGATTTCCTCGGTCGCCGAGACCTTCGTCTGCGCCTATCCGAATGCCGGCCTGCCCAACGCCTTCGGCAAGTACGACGAGACGCCGGAGGAAATGGCCGACCAGATCGAAGGCTTCATGCGCGACGGCCTCGTCAACATCGTCGGCGGCTGCTGCGGCTCGACGCCCGCCCATATCCGCGCCATCGCGCAAGCCGCCGCGCGCCACAAGCCGCGTCAGATCCCGGATATCCCGCGCCATATGCGCCTGTCCGGTCTCGAGCCCTTCACGCTGACGGAAGCCATTCCCTTCGTGAATGTCGGCGAGCGCACCAACGTCACCGGCTCGGCGAAATTCCGCAAGCTGATCACCGCCGGCGACTATGCGGCCGCCCTCGACGTCGCCCGCGACCAGGTGGCCAACGGCGCGCAGATCATCGACATCAACATGGACGAAGGCCTCATCGATTCCCAGAAGGCGATGGTGGAATACCTCAATCTCATCGCCGCCGAGCCGGACATCGCCCGCGTTCCCGTGATGATCGACTCGTCCAAGTGGGAGATCATCGAGGCGGGCCTGAAATGCGTTCAGGGCAAGCCGCTGGTCAACTCGATCTCGCTGAAGGAAGGCGAGGAAGCCTTCCTGCGTTATGCCAGGCTCGTGCGCGCCTACGGCGCCGCCGTGGTCGTCATGGCCTTCGACGAGAAAGGCCAGGCCGACACCAAGGCGCGCAAGGTGGAGATCTGCACCCGCGCCTACAAGCTGCTGACCGAAGTCGCGGGCCTCGCCCCGGAGGACATCGTCTTCGACCCCAACATCTTCGCCGTCGCCACCGGCATCGAGGAGCACGACAATTACGGCGTCGACTTCATCGAGGCGACCGCCGAGATCACCGCGACGCTGCCGCATGTCCACATTTCCGGCGGCGTCTCGAACCTCTCCTTCTCCTTCCGCGGCAACGAGCCGGTGCGCGAGGCGATGCACGCCGTGTTCCTCTACCACGCCATCCAGGCGGGCATGGACATGGGCATCGTCAATGCCGGTCAGCTCGCCGTCTACGACACGATCGAGCCCGAGCTGCGCGAGGCCTGCGAGGACGTGGTGCTGAACCGCGTGCCCAAGACCGGCGGCACCGCCACCGAGCGCATGCTGGAGATCGCCGAGCGCTTCAAGGGTGCGGGCGGCAAGGAAGCCAAGGAGCGCGATCTCGCCTGGCGCGAATGGCCGGTGGAGAAACGGCTGGAGCACGCCCTCGTCAACGGCATCACCGAATTCGTGGAAGAGGACACGGAAGAGGCGCGGCAGAAGGCCGAGCGCCCGCTCCACGTCATCGAAGGCCCGCTGATGGCCGGCATGAACGTCGTCGGCGACCTTTTCGGCGCGGGCAAGATGTTCCTGCCGCAGGTGGTGAAGTCCGCCCGCGTGATGAAGCAGGCCGTCGCCGTGCTGCTGCCCTACATGGAAGCCGAGAAGCTCGCCAATGGCGGCGGCGGCGACGAACGCCAGAGTGCCGGCAAGATCCTGATGGCGACCGTCAAGGGCGACGTGCACGACATCGGCAAGAACATCGTCGGCGTCGTGCTCGCCTGCAACAATTACGAGATCATCGACCTCGGCGTCATGGTGCCGGCGACGAAGATCCTCGAGACGGCGAAGGCCGAGAAGGTCGACATCATCGGCCTTTCCGGCCTCATCACCCCCTCGCTCGACGAGATGGCCCATGTCGCTGCCGAGATGGAGCGCGAAGGCTTCGACATCCCCCTCCTCATCGGCGGGGCGACGACGAGCCGCGTGCACACGGCCGTCAAGATCCACCCGCGCTACGAGCGCGGCCAGGCCGTCTATGTCACGGATGCCAGCCGCGCCGTCGGCGTCGTCGGCAGCCTGCTGTCGGCGGAGATGAAGCCCGGCTATGTCGACACCCTGAAGGCCGAATACCGCAAGGTCGCCGACGCCCATGCGCGCAGCGAGGCGGAAAAGCAGCGCCTTCCCATCGCAAGGGCCCGCGACAACGCCTTCAAGGCCGACTGGTCGGCCTATGAACCGAAGACGCCGTCCTTCCTCGGCACCCGCGTCTTCCAGGACTGGGACCTTGCCGAACTCGCCCGCTACATCGACTGGACGCCCTTCTTCCAGACCTGGGAGCTGAAGGGCGTCTATCCCCGGATTTTCGAGGACGAGAAGCACGGCGAGGTGGCCCGCCAGCTCTTTGCCGACGCGCAGGCGATGCTGAACCAGATCATCGCGGAAAAATGGTTCACGCCGAAGGCCGTCGTCGGCTTCTGGCCGGCCGGCACCGTCGGCGACGATATCCGGCTCTTCACCGACGAGGCGCGCGACAAGGACCTCGCCACCTTCTTCACGCTCCGCCAGCAGCTCTCCAAGCGGGACGGCCGGCCGAACGTGGCGCTCTCCGACTTCGTCGCGCCCGTCGACAGCGGCCGCAAGGACTATCTCGGCGGCTTCGTCGTGACGGCCGGCATCGGCGAGATCGCCATCGCCGAGCGCTTCGAGCGGGCGAACGACGACTACAACTCGATCCTCGTCAAGGCGCTGGCCGACCGCTTCGCCGAAGCCTTCGCCGAGCGCATGCACGAATATGTCCGCAAGGAACTGTGGGGCTATGCGCCGGACGAGACCTTCTCGCCCACCGACCTGATCGGCGAGCCCTATGCCGGCATCCGCCCCGCGCCGGGCTATCCCGCCCAGCCGGACCACACGGAGAAGACGACGCTCTTCCGCCTGCTCGACGCGGAAAAGGAGATCGGCGTCGAACTGACGGAAAGCTATGCCATGTGGCCGGGCTCCTCCGTCTCCGGCCTCTACATCGCCTCGCCCGAAAGCTACTATTTCGGCGTCGCCAAGGTGGAGCGCGACCAGGTGGAGGACTATGCGCGCCGCAAGGGCATGGCGGTCGGCGATGTCGAGCGCTGGCTCGGTCCCGTGCTCAACTACGTGCCGACGACCGTGCGGGAAGACGCGGCCTGA
- a CDS encoding YeiH family protein, translating into MEKTPKKHPILGIRALAPGVLLSALVSGLALAAERAELRLTGGAWIEALVLAILIGSLVRLFLRRPEAFDPGIAFSAKYFLEVAIVLLGAGVSAAAIAGMGLPLIAAIAAVVAMVLVASYGIGRGLGLSRRVALLVACGNSICGNSAIAATAPVIHADAEDVASSIAFTAVLGMVTVLLLPALVPLLGLSATGYGVMAGMTVYAVPQVLAATAPVSALSIQIGTFVKLMRVLMLGPVVFVLSLVSGKAGGRRPALHRLVPWFILGFLAMLFARSFGLIDAGLAGTMSKAATVLTILSMAALGLGIDLKRVLRAGPRVTVTVVLSLGLLVVASYAMVLLLNLATA; encoded by the coding sequence ATGGAAAAAACACCCAAAAAACATCCGATCCTTGGAATTCGCGCTTTGGCGCCGGGCGTGCTTCTCTCGGCGCTGGTCTCCGGCCTCGCGCTCGCCGCCGAACGCGCCGAACTCAGGCTGACGGGCGGCGCGTGGATCGAGGCTCTGGTGCTGGCGATCCTTATCGGTTCGCTCGTGCGCCTCTTCCTGCGCCGGCCGGAGGCCTTCGATCCCGGCATCGCCTTCTCGGCCAAGTATTTCCTGGAGGTCGCCATCGTGCTGCTCGGCGCCGGCGTCAGCGCGGCGGCGATCGCCGGCATGGGCCTGCCGCTGATCGCCGCCATCGCGGCGGTGGTTGCGATGGTCCTGGTCGCCAGCTACGGGATCGGCCGGGGGCTCGGGCTTTCGCGCCGTGTCGCGCTGCTGGTCGCCTGCGGCAATTCCATCTGCGGCAATTCCGCGATCGCCGCGACCGCGCCGGTCATCCATGCGGATGCGGAGGACGTCGCCTCCTCCATCGCCTTCACGGCGGTGCTCGGCATGGTGACGGTGCTGCTGCTGCCGGCGCTGGTGCCGCTGCTCGGCCTGTCGGCGACGGGCTACGGGGTGATGGCGGGCATGACGGTCTATGCGGTGCCGCAGGTGCTGGCCGCCACCGCCCCGGTCTCGGCCCTCAGCATCCAGATCGGCACCTTCGTCAAGCTGATGCGCGTGCTGATGCTCGGGCCGGTCGTCTTCGTGCTGTCGCTCGTCTCGGGCAAGGCGGGCGGGCGCCGGCCGGCGCTGCACCGGCTGGTGCCGTGGTTCATCCTCGGCTTCCTCGCCATGCTTTTCGCGCGCAGCTTCGGTCTCATCGATGCCGGGCTTGCCGGGACCATGAGCAAAGCGGCCACCGTGCTGACCATTCTCTCCATGGCCGCGCTCGGCCTCGGCATCGACCTGAAGCGCGTCCTGCGCGCCGGGCCACGGGTGACGGTGACGGTCGTGCTTTCGCTCGGCCTGCTGGTCGTCGCCAGCTATGCCATGGTGCTGCTGCTCAACCTTGCGACGGCCTGA
- a CDS encoding LysR substrate-binding domain-containing protein — MTLEQLRIFTAVAEREHLTRAAETLHLTPSAVSSAIRVLEERYGIALFHRTGRRIELTEAGLAFLPEARATLARATSADLFLTEIGGLKRGTLAIAASQTVGGYWLPPLLIRFHETYPAIDIRMVGGNTEQAAEAVLEGRAELGIVEGEVDHPALSQRIVARDRVLVVAPPGHPLAGRPVTPDELTQTRWILREPGSGTRSALTSALDETALDIALSLPSNEAVRSAVLAGNALTAVSEYVVRDDLAAGRLALVAFDLPERAFRLLRHKERYRSKAALAFEKLL, encoded by the coding sequence ATGACATTGGAACAACTTCGCATCTTCACCGCCGTGGCGGAGCGCGAGCACCTCACCCGGGCTGCCGAGACGCTGCACCTCACGCCGTCGGCGGTGAGCTCGGCGATCCGCGTCCTGGAGGAGCGCTACGGCATCGCCCTTTTCCACCGCACGGGCCGGCGGATCGAGCTGACGGAGGCGGGCCTTGCATTCCTGCCCGAAGCGCGGGCGACGCTGGCGCGCGCGACGAGCGCCGACCTCTTCCTCACCGAGATCGGCGGCCTGAAGCGCGGCACGCTCGCCATCGCCGCCAGCCAAACGGTGGGCGGCTACTGGCTGCCCCCGCTCCTCATCCGCTTCCACGAGACCTATCCGGCCATCGACATCCGCATGGTGGGCGGCAATACGGAGCAGGCGGCAGAGGCCGTTCTGGAGGGGCGGGCGGAGCTGGGCATCGTGGAGGGCGAGGTCGATCACCCCGCATTGTCGCAGCGCATCGTCGCCCGCGACCGGGTGCTCGTCGTCGCACCTCCGGGCCATCCCCTCGCCGGCCGGCCGGTCACGCCGGACGAACTGACGCAAACCCGCTGGATCCTGCGCGAACCCGGCTCCGGCACCCGCAGCGCGCTGACCTCGGCTCTCGACGAAACGGCGCTGGATATCGCGCTGTCGCTGCCCTCCAACGAGGCGGTGCGCAGCGCCGTGCTGGCCGGCAACGCCCTGACGGCCGTCTCAGAATATGTGGTGCGGGACGACCTTGCCGCCGGCCGGCTCGCGCTGGTCGCCTTCGACCTGCCCGAGCGCGCCTTCCGCCTGCTGCGGCACAAGGAGCGCTACCGCTCCAAGGCCGCCCTCGCCTTCGAAAAGCTGCTTTAA
- the cobM gene encoding precorrin-4 C(11)-methyltransferase: MTVHFIGAGPGAADLITVRGRDLIGKCPVCLYAGSIVSPELLQYCPPGARIVDTAPLSLDEIEAEYIRAAEAGEDVARLHSGDLSVWSAVAEQIRRLEKHGLAYTMTPGVPSFAAAAAALGRELTIPAVAQSLVLTRVSGRASPMPNRETLEGFGATGATLAIHLAIHALDKVVEELTPLYGADCPVAIVVKASWPDERVVRGTLADIAAKVTEEPIERTALIFVGRTLAAADFRESALYDPGYQRRFRGRGD; encoded by the coding sequence ATGACCGTTCACTTCATCGGCGCCGGCCCGGGCGCGGCCGACCTCATTACCGTTCGCGGCCGCGATCTCATTGGCAAATGTCCGGTCTGCCTTTATGCCGGATCCATCGTCTCGCCGGAGCTGCTGCAATATTGCCCGCCGGGCGCGCGCATCGTCGATACGGCGCCGCTGTCGCTCGACGAGATCGAGGCGGAATATATCCGCGCCGCCGAAGCGGGCGAGGACGTGGCGCGGCTGCATTCCGGCGATCTCTCCGTCTGGAGCGCCGTCGCCGAGCAGATCCGCCGGCTGGAGAAACATGGGCTCGCCTATACGATGACGCCGGGCGTGCCCTCCTTCGCCGCCGCCGCCGCCGCGCTCGGGCGCGAACTGACCATCCCGGCCGTCGCGCAGAGCCTCGTGCTCACCCGCGTTTCCGGCCGCGCCTCGCCCATGCCGAACCGCGAGACGCTGGAAGGGTTCGGCGCGACGGGGGCGACGCTCGCCATCCACCTTGCCATCCACGCGCTCGACAAGGTCGTGGAAGAGCTGACGCCGCTCTATGGCGCCGATTGCCCGGTCGCCATCGTCGTCAAGGCCTCCTGGCCGGACGAGCGCGTCGTGCGCGGCACGCTTGCCGATATCGCGGCAAAAGTGACGGAAGAGCCCATCGAGCGCACGGCGCTGATCTTTGTCGGCCGCACGCTCGCGGCGGCGGATTTCCGCGAGAGCGCACTTTACGATCCCGGCTATCAGCGCCGGTTCCGCGGCAGGGGCGACTAG
- the cbiE gene encoding precorrin-6y C5,15-methyltransferase (decarboxylating) subunit CbiE, translating into MRLLSTPDPAPLPAPWLTIVGIGEDGLAGLGSEAKAAIAGAEMVFGGARHLELADAAIRGERHAWLSPFERSIEAVLAARGRPVAVLASGDPFFHGVGVTLCRRIARAEMRVFPAPSSFSLAASRLGWALQDTVCVSLHGRPIDLIRPHLHPGSRILALTSDSDGPADLAALLAESGFGASRLTVLEALGGTRERVSSHRADRFALADADMLNVCAVEVVAGEGARILPYTSGLDDGLFEHDGQITKREVRALTLSALAPRHGELLWDIGAGSGSIGIEWMLADPSLRAIAIEGHPERAARIRRNARGFGVPGLSVVEGTAPGALAGLAAPDAIFIGGGGSEAGVMEAVLAGLKPGGRLVANAVTTEMEAVLLARHARLGGSLIRIDIARAAPVGRMTGWRPAMPVTQWRWVKPAQQTEE; encoded by the coding sequence ATGCGTCTCTTGTCCACGCCTGATCCAGCTCCCTTGCCCGCCCCGTGGCTCACCATCGTCGGCATCGGCGAGGATGGTCTAGCCGGTCTCGGCAGCGAGGCCAAGGCCGCCATCGCCGGCGCCGAAATGGTCTTCGGCGGCGCGCGGCATCTGGAGCTTGCCGATGCGGCGATCCGCGGCGAGCGGCATGCCTGGCTCAGCCCCTTCGAGCGTTCAATCGAGGCGGTGCTGGCGGCGCGGGGGCGGCCCGTCGCGGTGCTCGCCTCGGGCGATCCCTTCTTCCATGGCGTCGGCGTCACGCTTTGCCGGCGCATCGCGCGGGCGGAAATGCGTGTCTTCCCCGCCCCCTCCTCCTTCAGCCTCGCCGCATCGCGCCTGGGCTGGGCGCTGCAGGATACGGTCTGCGTCTCCCTGCATGGCCGCCCCATCGATCTCATCCGTCCGCATCTTCATCCCGGCAGCCGCATCCTTGCTTTGACCTCGGACAGCGATGGCCCGGCTGATCTCGCGGCCCTGTTGGCCGAGAGCGGCTTCGGCGCTTCGCGACTGACCGTGCTGGAGGCCCTCGGCGGCACGCGGGAACGGGTGAGCAGCCACCGGGCCGACCGCTTTGCCCTTGCGGACGCGGACATGCTGAATGTCTGCGCCGTGGAGGTCGTGGCCGGCGAGGGCGCGCGGATCCTCCCCTATACGTCGGGCCTGGACGACGGCCTTTTCGAGCATGACGGCCAGATCACCAAGCGGGAGGTCCGCGCGCTGACGCTTTCGGCGCTCGCGCCCCGGCACGGCGAGCTCTTGTGGGATATCGGCGCGGGCTCGGGCTCGATCGGCATCGAGTGGATGCTGGCTGACCCCTCGCTCCGGGCGATCGCCATCGAAGGTCATCCGGAGCGTGCCGCCCGCATCCGCCGCAATGCGCGAGGCTTCGGCGTGCCGGGGCTTTCCGTCGTGGAAGGCACCGCGCCCGGGGCACTGGCCGGGCTTGCCGCGCCCGACGCCATCTTCATCGGCGGCGGCGGCAGCGAGGCGGGGGTGATGGAGGCGGTGCTTGCCGGCCTGAAGCCCGGCGGGCGGCTCGTCGCCAATGCAGTGACGACGGAGATGGAAGCCGTGCTTCTTGCCCGTCACGCCCGCCTCGGCGGGTCGCTGATCCGCATCGATATCGCGCGGGCCGCGCCCGTCGGCCGGATGACCGGCTGGCGGCCGGCCATGCCGGTGACGCAATGGCGCTGGGTGAAGCCGGCTCAACAAACTGAGGAATGA
- a CDS encoding cobalt-precorrin-6A reductase gives MDKRRILILGGTAEARDLAARLAGRADLAVTLSLAGRTLDPAPQPVPVRSGGFGGAEGLAAYLRGEAIDLVIDGTHPFARQISANARAASEATGIPLLWLERLGWEETEGDRWTRVASIPEAVAALGTEPRRVFLAIGRQEAKAFDAAPQHHYLVRSVDPVDPPLDAPHVEYLLARGPFAVEADVELLRDRRIEVIVSKNSGGDATYGKIVAARILGLPVVLVERAAKGDGHQAGTVEEALRLADHLLGAFRKRGV, from the coding sequence GTGGACAAGAGACGCATCCTCATTCTGGGCGGCACGGCCGAGGCGCGCGACCTTGCGGCCCGGCTCGCCGGAAGGGCCGATCTTGCCGTCACGCTGTCGCTCGCCGGCCGCACGCTCGATCCCGCGCCGCAACCGGTGCCGGTGCGTAGCGGCGGCTTCGGCGGCGCCGAGGGGCTTGCCGCCTATCTTCGCGGCGAGGCCATCGATCTCGTCATCGACGGGACCCATCCCTTCGCAAGGCAGATCTCCGCCAATGCCCGCGCCGCAAGCGAAGCCACCGGCATTCCGCTGCTGTGGCTGGAGCGCCTCGGCTGGGAGGAGACGGAAGGCGACCGCTGGACGCGCGTCGCCTCGATCCCCGAGGCCGTGGCGGCGCTGGGCACGGAGCCGCGCCGCGTCTTCCTCGCCATCGGCCGGCAGGAGGCGAAGGCCTTCGACGCCGCCCCGCAGCACCACTATCTGGTGCGCAGCGTCGATCCGGTCGATCCGCCGCTCGATGCGCCCCATGTCGAATACCTGCTCGCCCGAGGGCCCTTCGCCGTCGAGGCGGACGTAGAATTGCTGCGCGACCGCCGCATCGAGGTGATCGTCAGCAAGAATTCCGGCGGCGACGCCACCTACGGCAAGATCGTCGCGGCGCGCATCCTCGGCCTGCCCGTCGTGCTGGTCGAGCGGGCGGCGAAGGGCGATGGCCACCAAGCCGGAACGGTCGAGGAGGCGTTGCGGCTTGCCGATCATCTGCTCGGCGCCTTCAGGAAGCGCGGCGTATAG
- a CDS encoding precorrin-3B C(17)-methyltransferase, protein MTGRLHVIGTGPGNPDQMTPEALRAVEASTEFFGYFPYIDRLNLRPDQVKVASDNREELNRAEAALARAAAGVNVCVVSGGDPGVFAMAAAVCEAIDAGPEEWKSVDLVVVPGVTAMLAVAARIGAPLGHDFCAISLSDNLKPWEIIEKRLRMVAEAGLVIALYNPISKARPWQLGKAFEILRGVLPAQTPVIFGRAAGRADERMLVMPLGEAEAERADMATCVVIGSPETRIIARPDLPDLVYTPRFLKAPSR, encoded by the coding sequence ATGACCGGCAGGCTGCATGTGATCGGCACCGGCCCCGGTAATCCGGACCAGATGACGCCGGAGGCGCTTCGCGCGGTTGAGGCCTCGACGGAGTTCTTCGGCTATTTCCCCTATATCGACCGGCTGAACCTTCGGCCTGACCAGGTCAAGGTCGCCTCGGACAACCGCGAGGAGCTGAACCGCGCCGAAGCGGCACTGGCACGGGCTGCGGCGGGCGTCAATGTCTGCGTCGTCTCGGGCGGCGACCCGGGCGTCTTCGCCATGGCGGCGGCGGTCTGCGAGGCCATCGATGCCGGGCCGGAGGAATGGAAGTCCGTCGATCTCGTCGTCGTGCCGGGCGTCACGGCCATGCTGGCGGTCGCCGCGCGCATCGGCGCGCCGCTCGGCCACGATTTCTGCGCCATCTCGCTGTCGGACAACCTGAAGCCCTGGGAGATCATCGAAAAGCGGCTGCGCATGGTTGCCGAAGCGGGCCTCGTCATCGCGCTCTACAATCCGATCAGCAAGGCGCGGCCCTGGCAGCTCGGCAAGGCCTTCGAGATATTGAGAGGGGTCCTGCCGGCGCAAACGCCCGTCATTTTCGGCCGCGCCGCCGGCCGGGCGGACGAGCGCATGCTGGTCATGCCGCTTGGAGAAGCAGAGGCGGAGCGTGCTGACATGGCGACCTGCGTCGTCATCGGCTCGCCGGAGACCCGCATCATCGCGCGGCCCGACCTGCCTGACCTCGTCTATACGCCGCGCTTCCTGAAGGCGCCGAGCAGATGA
- a CDS encoding precorrin-2 C(20)-methyltransferase, with product MTMTGKLYGVGTGPGDPELLTLKAVRAIGEADVLAWFAKAGGTGNGRAIVEGLLKPGMVELPLHYPVTVEIDKEHEDYKSRITAFYNASAVAVAEHLAAGHTVAILSEGDPMFYGSYMHLHVRLAGRFSTEVIPGITAMSGCWSLSGLPIVQGDDVLSVLPGTMGEEQLSRRLGDTEAAVIMKVGRNLPKIRRALSNAGRLGEAVYVERGTTPAGKSMRLSEKLDDTAPYFSLVLVPGWSGRP from the coding sequence ATGACCATGACGGGAAAACTCTACGGCGTGGGCACAGGCCCGGGCGATCCGGAACTCCTGACCCTCAAAGCCGTGCGCGCCATTGGCGAGGCCGATGTGCTGGCTTGGTTCGCCAAGGCCGGCGGCACCGGCAACGGGCGCGCCATCGTCGAAGGCCTGCTCAAGCCCGGCATGGTGGAGCTGCCGCTCCATTATCCGGTGACGGTCGAGATCGACAAGGAGCACGAGGATTACAAGAGCCGGATCACGGCCTTCTATAATGCCTCTGCCGTTGCCGTCGCGGAGCATCTTGCCGCCGGCCACACGGTCGCGATCCTGTCCGAAGGCGACCCGATGTTCTACGGCTCGTATATGCACCTGCATGTGCGCCTCGCCGGCCGCTTCTCGACGGAGGTCATTCCCGGCATCACCGCCATGTCCGGCTGCTGGTCGCTCTCGGGCCTGCCGATCGTGCAGGGCGACGACGTGCTCTCCGTGCTGCCGGGCACGATGGGCGAGGAGCAGCTGTCGCGCCGTCTCGGGGATACCGAGGCCGCCGTGATCATGAAGGTTGGCCGCAACCTGCCGAAGATCCGCCGGGCGCTTTCCAATGCCGGCCGGCTCGGCGAGGCGGTCTATGTCGAGCGCGGCACGACGCCGGCCGGCAAGTCCATGCGGCTTTCGGAAAAGCTCGACGATACCGCGCCCTATTTCTCGCTGGTGCTCGTGCCCGGCTGGAGCGGCCGCCCATGA
- a CDS encoding precorrin-8X methylmutase, with product MTDYDYMKDGTAIYEKSFAIIRAEADLSRFSEAESDVAVRMIHAAGLVEAAAHFVFSPDFVGSARAVLQAGAPIFCDAEMVARGVTAARLPAENEVICTLRDPRTPEIAKEIDNTRSAAAIRLWLERMAGSVVAIGNAPTALFYLLELLRDGAPKPAAILGMPVGFVGAAESKEALAENSYGVPFAIVRGRLGGSAMTAAALNALARPGV from the coding sequence ATGACAGACTACGACTACATGAAGGATGGCACGGCCATCTATGAGAAATCCTTCGCGATCATCCGCGCCGAAGCCGATCTTTCGCGCTTTTCCGAGGCGGAATCGGACGTCGCCGTTCGCATGATCCATGCCGCCGGCCTTGTCGAGGCGGCGGCGCATTTCGTCTTCTCGCCGGACTTCGTGGGTTCGGCCCGCGCGGTGCTTCAGGCCGGCGCGCCGATCTTCTGCGATGCCGAAATGGTCGCCCGCGGCGTCACCGCCGCCCGCCTGCCGGCGGAGAACGAGGTGATCTGCACGCTGCGCGATCCGCGCACGCCGGAGATCGCCAAAGAGATCGACAATACCCGCTCGGCCGCGGCCATCCGCCTCTGGCTGGAGCGCATGGCCGGCTCGGTCGTCGCCATCGGCAATGCACCGACGGCGCTCTTCTACCTGCTCGAACTCCTGCGCGACGGTGCGCCGAAGCCGGCGGCGATCCTCGGCATGCCGGTCGGCTTCGTCGGCGCGGCGGAATCGAAGGAGGCGCTGGCGGAAAATTCCTATGGCGTGCCCTTCGCCATCGTGCGCGGCCGCCTCGGCGGCAGCGCCATGACAGCGGCCGCGCTCAATGCGCTGGCAAGGCCGGGAGTATGA